A part of Sus scrofa isolate TJ Tabasco breed Duroc chromosome 15, Sscrofa11.1, whole genome shotgun sequence genomic DNA contains:
- the LOC106509653 gene encoding uncharacterized protein LOC106509653 isoform X1: MQVVLLQQQVRGLCALLTEPTEVGPRPHCSGLLTLASPSHQAHRERQGHCLGLVYERTTGLKLTLEQCPAGRKCPARARRHQKQMAVPRLDLTEWMEEVLQDPLGVKATVCCVLTVSGTRDCQNVCISETQGEKSKLLLESENKILLVTKDVTVPVTAATSKGEPVSPQGTQEGNREHCHLAAIRLQPLLKLTVMAITKGPEQTSLLCRNSTRLQSPDTNRGPLCSSVWMNWGPYSWHVEVPRSGAALKTDLEDLGEANRREETTNLLASLVLESILLERCLCHQEGP; this comes from the exons ATGCAG GTGGTCCTCCTGCAGCAGCAAGTCAGAGGCTTGTGTGCGCTGCTCACTGAACCAACAGAGGTGGGGCCTAGaccccactgctctgggctgctGACTCTGGCCAGCCCCAGTCACCAGGCTCATAGGGAGCGTCAG GGCCACTGCCTGGGACTGGTCTATGAGAGAACCACTGGCCtcaaactcaccttagagcaatgTCCAGCAGGAAGGAAATGCCCTGCCAGGGCGAGGAGGCATCAGAAGCAGATGGCTGTCCCAAGGCTGGACCTGACTG AATGGATGGAAGAGGTACTTCAGGATCCTCTGGGGGTCAAGGCCACTGTGTGCTGTGTGCTGACAG tCTCAGGAACTAGAGATTGTCAGAATGTTTGTATCTCAGAGACCCAGGGAGAGAAAAGCAAGCTCCTCTTAGAAAGTGAGAATAAAATACTGCTTGtgacaaaggatgtcacagtcccCGTGAcggcagccacctccaagggtgagccagTGAGCCCTCAGGGcactcaggaaggaaacagagaacactgccatctagcagccatcaggCTGCAGCCACTCCTgaag TTGACAGTTATGGCGATCACCAAGGGACCAGAACAGACCTCTCTCCTTTGCCGGAACTCTACGAGGCTCCAGAGCCCTGATACTAACAGAGGCCCCTTGTGCTCATCTGTCTGGATGAATTGGG ggccgtactcatggcatgtggaggttcccaggtctggtgctgccctgaagactgaCCTGGAAGATCTGGGAGAGGCCAACAGGAGGGAGGAGACCACCAACCTCCTAGCatccttggtgctggaatccatcttgctTGAGAGGTGCctgtgccaccaggaaggaccctga
- the LOC106509653 gene encoding uncharacterized protein LOC106509653 isoform X2 has product MQVVLLQQQVRGLCALLTEPTEVGPRPHCSGLLTLASPSHQAHRERQGHCLGLVYERTTGLKLTLEQCPAGRKCPARARRHQKQMAVPRLDLTEWMEEVLQDPLGVKATVCCVLTVSGTRDCQNVCISETQGEKSKLLLESENKILLVTKDVTVPVTAATSKGEPVSPQGTQEGNREHCHLAAIRLQPLLKVVHVC; this is encoded by the exons ATGCAG GTGGTCCTCCTGCAGCAGCAAGTCAGAGGCTTGTGTGCGCTGCTCACTGAACCAACAGAGGTGGGGCCTAGaccccactgctctgggctgctGACTCTGGCCAGCCCCAGTCACCAGGCTCATAGGGAGCGTCAG GGCCACTGCCTGGGACTGGTCTATGAGAGAACCACTGGCCtcaaactcaccttagagcaatgTCCAGCAGGAAGGAAATGCCCTGCCAGGGCGAGGAGGCATCAGAAGCAGATGGCTGTCCCAAGGCTGGACCTGACTG AATGGATGGAAGAGGTACTTCAGGATCCTCTGGGGGTCAAGGCCACTGTGTGCTGTGTGCTGACAG tCTCAGGAACTAGAGATTGTCAGAATGTTTGTATCTCAGAGACCCAGGGAGAGAAAAGCAAGCTCCTCTTAGAAAGTGAGAATAAAATACTGCTTGtgacaaaggatgtcacagtcccCGTGAcggcagccacctccaagggtgagccagTGAGCCCTCAGGGcactcaggaaggaaacagagaacactgccatctagcagccatcaggCTGCAGCCACTCCTgaag GTTGTGCATGTGTGTTAG